A segment of the Phoenix dactylifera cultivar Barhee BC4 chromosome 15, palm_55x_up_171113_PBpolish2nd_filt_p, whole genome shotgun sequence genome:
CCTGCTATGGGTGAGTCTTACCAATGGTAATAAAAGACACCATAGTTGTTTATACACACACTTCTTGCGACGCCAAAGATCACCCCTCTACATTCATATGAGAACTGCGTTTGAGCTGCATCCACATGTCTATTTGAGGGATGGGATGCTAGGTGTCTGAAAAATAGGTGCATTTTGCATGCATTCCTCGGCAATATATGCCTTTGaaaatcctaaaccctaaatcctTATGGATCGGATAATCGGATGATCATCGTATCTAATCTTGGCCATTTCATAGTGGGTagtattaatttttaattttgttatgaTTAGCTGTAATTACCTAcaatagaagaaaaaagaaaattcattacCCGATATTTTCTCCATCAATAATAAACTAttgtcttattttttattttaagcaTATATAGATGTAATCCTAGAGCGGTAGCGGTAGTGGATCGGGGATGGATACCGAAAGCTACAACAGCATGGGAGAATTATTTCATCCGTGTGGTAGACTTGCAGCGAAGGGTGGTGTGGACCCAGGCCGAGGACTGAGGTGGGCCTTGGTGTCAACCTCGTGGGCCCGTCGATGGCGTGGAAGTGGGCATCGTTTAGTGGAAGAGTGGGTCCCACACTCGTCACGTGGGTGGGGAACACCTGACAAATGAAGCTCCTGCACGTATAAAGTTACCTCCGGAGTCATTGGTGGGCCCCGCGGACCGATGCTACGAAAAGACGAAAATGCGCTCCTTCCTCTAAATTCCAGGCGGCCCAGTTGTTTGAAGCGTACTTACAAGAATACCCTTCCACCAACTTCTGCTCAAAAGGGCAAAAAAGAattgataaaataaataatagagaCCATGTACGCATATCAAattgataaaattatttttattccaCTAACATCTTACAATCACAATGTAGCAAGAAATACTAGAACTTGTAAGGTTGAGTTGAATTTGTCCTGAACCTTATATTTATAATgtaaattttattaatttacCTACAATTTTAATCAAAAACATGGTGGATTGTACTATTGTCAAGCATACAGAGTAATtacttttttgaattttaaattaacATTAGGTCCTCTAAATTGAAGATCCATGTCATTGATTATGATTTATAATAATTAGAATCAAAATTCATATGCTTTAGTCATCTCTAACCCATGAACTATAGAGATAGCAATTGACAATTGTTACTATActaatatgataaaatatataaattaggtATCCATCTTATCGATCATAATGTACACATATCATATTCATATAGATTggagttaaataaattttaataagttAGATCCAGTAAACATGCCCTCGTATCAACATAAGTTAAAAACCACCAAGATGTACATgtgattttttatttcttttcagtGGTACAAATTATTATCAGTGATgttgattttatattttaatacttCATTTTAGAATTAATAGTAGTAGACACTCTCTCATCTTAAGAAGAGCATAATCCATCTCATTAAACATTTATATAATTGgttataatttattaaatttaaaatatttaaaatgtaaaataaataCAATTGATATTTCATTTGTTAAAATGATAACaatgaattttaaattatatatatttataattaatatatatgtgtgtgtgagagagagagaatttgttaattattaaaatatttatagggTATCCCAAAATACTGCCCAAAGGGCATTTTTGTCACCCGGTCCCTTTTGGCCCCCGGGAATCCGACCCCATCCTTTTCCACCCTTGGATCCGTGTAGGTCGGCTTCCAGATCACACCCAACGCATGTCACATCCGATGCGTGTCCGTCTCTTGTCCCCTCCTAATAATTTCTCCTTCCCGACCTCACCCTTCGATCCACGCAACCGGCACCTGTAGGCCCTTTCCGGTCACCCATCTCAATCATTGGTGGTGGCCGTGCGACAGCCCCGTCATCCTCCCAAACTACCGATTTAGTTTTCAAGTCCATTTACACGCGCTGCTTCCACTCCTAAACAAAATGCAACCACCCGATCACCTCAAGTCCAAGCGTCCTCCCCGTCCCTTGGACGGCGCAGATTGGTGGGCGTGTCATCTCTAATACTaacaatttttttatcaaaaataaaaatatcgtaCAAATATATACGGAtagaactaaataaataaaaaaatagtttatctcaAAATGTATTGGATAACTCCGCCTCTTTTATCCAGAGGTGGTTGGCCAGACTAACGTTTCCAATGCAAAAGCCTCACAGGTTAAACGCCCACCTTCTAGAATCTCGAGCCCATGGATTTCAGCACCCAATAATTCAAAACCGGTTTCGGTTCCCACAGAATATAGAGAAACAGAAACCAACcacaagaaagggaaaaaaaatactgCTGAAATGGAGAGAAATGGAGGCCTTTAAAAGGATAGAAGGGAACCCAATTCCCCAACTCACTTTCTATATCTAATTCTTGAACTCAGTTCAGCCAGGATGATCCAGATTTCCCGGCCAATGATCCGGAAGCTACGGGAGCCGATCGATGCCGGCAACTGGGCCTTCCGGGCTGCCCCGAGCCCGGCGAGCCCACGGAAGCGCAACCCGCTGTCGCCCAAGGGGTGGAAGAATCGGGAATCGGATGGCATTGGGCTGGGCATCGTGGCGGCCCTCGAGAAGACCGGCGGCGAGGTTTCGAAGAAGCTCGTCGCGGGTGCACCGATGGTGATTACTTCTCCGAGGACCGCCGGAAGACGGCCGATTGGGTGTGCGGATGTGGGTGAATTCGGGTGCAGCAGAAGATGCGCCGCCACAAGTGTGTGTTGCAGTACGGGGGCTAAAGGTGGCGAGGATTTGAGATGGAGGGAGATGGGTCACTCTTCTGGGTCAACTCACGAGGTCCTGGAAGATGCTCGGGCATTCCAGATAGCCGATTTTCTCAGTTATTGCTACTTGTGTAGGAAGAGACTGCATGGCAAAGATATATACATGTACAGGTAATTGCA
Coding sequences within it:
- the LOC103714811 gene encoding FCS-Like Zinc finger 13-like → MIQISRPMIRKLREPIDAGNWAFRAAPSPASPRKRNPLSPKGWKNRESDGIGLGIVAALEKTGGEVSKKLVAGAPMVITSPRTAGRRPIGCADVGEFGCSRRCAATSVCCSTGAKGGEDLRWREMGHSSGSTHEVLEDARAFQIADFLSYCYLCRKRLHGKDIYMYRGEKAFCSIECRYRQIASDEHQEKCGSEASKPSDVSSSPHTGGRLFFTGIVAS